Proteins found in one Vallitalea guaymasensis genomic segment:
- a CDS encoding ABC transporter ATP-binding protein — MLKTISWLLKDNKKKLYLPIFLTIIDAIGSMALYFILYLTVVELLNDTLTESKIIIYTAICAASVIYRIIIYRKGYLLCFTRGFDVAHDVRVDLGEHICNLNLGYFNKNSIGHLMNTLTNDIASFEGVLSHALPFCIKTLTLVVLIIIGTFFINWQLALSQCLVIVISFPILHWSNRLVKKYGKEKRSLGSRMISVVIEYIKGFKVFKSHNLTDTHFERLIDTLEDTRKLSIKTEYKMAIPNCMYVIIVSFLTPLILLLGSYMVSGNELTAESFVAFMIMSLALSALLISFEHYYIMLNDLKLATSNLKTTFDYKPLSYTDSDFTLDNYKVSFINVDFSYESGKEVLHNINFEAKEKSITALVGPSGAGKSTIANLIARFWDPTKGSIEIGGRDIKDLNPDQLLRYISAVFQENVLLNDTILNNIKIGKPDATYKEIIEAAKLANCHGFITKLPDGYDTMVAQGGASLSGGEKQRIAIARAILKKAPILLLDESTASLDPDNEAKINNALDRLMKDKTVFVIAHRLNTIRNAHQIILLNDGKVEEIGNHKYLMKQKGHYYRMVKEQEAASEWIVKGDAIYE, encoded by the coding sequence ATGTTAAAAACAATAAGTTGGCTGTTAAAAGACAATAAGAAAAAGCTTTATCTTCCTATTTTTCTAACTATCATAGATGCTATAGGCAGTATGGCATTATATTTCATTTTGTACTTGACAGTTGTAGAATTACTTAATGATACTCTAACTGAATCTAAAATCATAATATACACAGCAATATGTGCAGCAAGCGTAATCTATCGAATTATTATATATCGCAAAGGTTATTTATTATGTTTTACAAGAGGTTTTGATGTGGCTCATGATGTTCGTGTTGATCTAGGTGAACATATATGTAATCTTAACCTTGGATATTTTAATAAAAACAGTATAGGGCATTTGATGAATACTCTTACTAATGATATCGCTAGTTTTGAAGGGGTTCTATCCCATGCTTTACCTTTTTGCATAAAAACACTCACATTAGTTGTGCTAATTATCATAGGTACATTTTTCATCAACTGGCAACTAGCCTTGTCACAATGTTTAGTAATAGTGATTTCTTTCCCTATACTCCATTGGAGCAATAGACTAGTAAAAAAATACGGAAAAGAAAAGCGCAGTCTCGGTTCACGTATGATTTCAGTTGTAATCGAGTATATAAAAGGATTCAAAGTATTCAAATCTCATAACTTGACAGATACACACTTTGAACGATTGATTGATACTCTAGAAGATACAAGAAAATTAAGTATCAAGACAGAATATAAGATGGCAATACCTAATTGTATGTATGTAATCATCGTTAGTTTTTTGACTCCATTGATACTATTATTAGGTAGCTATATGGTATCAGGAAATGAACTGACAGCTGAATCCTTTGTTGCATTCATGATAATGAGTCTAGCCCTTTCAGCTCTTCTTATATCTTTCGAACACTATTATATAATGTTAAATGATTTAAAACTTGCTACTAGTAATCTAAAGACTACATTCGATTATAAACCTCTTTCATATACTGATAGCGATTTTACATTAGATAATTATAAAGTTTCTTTTATAAATGTAGATTTCTCATATGAATCTGGAAAAGAAGTACTACACAATATTAACTTTGAAGCAAAAGAAAAAAGCATAACCGCTCTAGTAGGACCATCAGGAGCAGGGAAATCAACCATAGCTAATCTTATAGCACGTTTTTGGGATCCTACAAAAGGTTCAATAGAAATTGGTGGTAGAGATATAAAAGACCTGAATCCAGACCAGCTTCTCCGTTACATCAGTGCGGTCTTCCAAGAAAATGTATTACTTAATGATACAATCCTTAATAATATCAAAATCGGTAAACCTGATGCTACATACAAAGAAATCATCGAAGCAGCTAAACTTGCCAATTGTCATGGCTTTATCACGAAGTTACCAGACGGCTATGATACTATGGTAGCTCAAGGTGGAGCTTCTCTATCAGGTGGAGAAAAACAGCGTATAGCTATTGCAAGGGCTATCCTTAAAAAAGCACCAATCCTGTTATTAGATGAATCAACTGCTTCCCTTGATCCAGATAATGAAGCTAAAATAAATAATGCCTTAGACAGATTGATGAAAGATAAAACTGTATTTGTTATAGCTCATAGACTAAATACAATACGCAACGCTCATCAGATAATCCTATTGAATGATGGAAAAGTTGAAGAAATAGGCAATCATAAATACCTGATGAAACAGAAGGGTCATTATTACAGAATGGTTAAAGAACAAGAAGCTGCAAGTGAATGGATTGTGAAAGGAGATGCTATATATGAGTAA
- a CDS encoding MATE family efflux transporter encodes MSNKNNRILLMSEGNITESLFKLGIPMVVSMLVIALYNVVDTYFVSELGISQVGAVTVAFPISLIFSGIGLTFGTGGGSYISRLLGSKDTKKANEVASTALFSALIIGIIIVISIFIFLGPVLLFMGATETILPFAKSYASIFIISMLFSTVNVATGNLAVAQGAANISLTAMISGSVLNMILDPLFIYTFNLGIEGAALATLLSQIVTSLIYIKFFVSGKSFLKISLSNFAPRKNTYIQIIKIGISMLLLQLLCSLSMSLISRAAKAYDDQAIAAIGIVLRIITLGTNVVFGFMKGFQPIAGYNYGAKNFGRLKDATKATIKWTTIFCIAWTAISFIFAKPIISIFSSDEEVIRIGVKALRANTIMFFTFGFQFTYSTLYLAIGRAVSGGILNIGRQGIFFIPVILIMPSLLGLNGIIYSQAVADILTSVVTVVFAVKIEREFRQIVSEDKVELKTRVV; translated from the coding sequence ATGAGTAACAAAAATAATAGAATCCTTCTAATGAGTGAAGGTAATATTACTGAATCTTTATTTAAACTAGGTATACCGATGGTTGTCAGTATGCTTGTCATTGCATTATACAACGTAGTAGACACTTATTTTGTATCAGAACTTGGCATAAGTCAAGTAGGAGCTGTCACAGTAGCCTTTCCAATATCTTTGATTTTCTCAGGTATTGGACTTACATTTGGAACAGGGGGAGGTTCATATATATCTAGGCTACTTGGCTCCAAAGATACGAAAAAAGCTAATGAAGTAGCATCAACTGCATTATTTAGCGCTTTAATAATAGGCATAATAATAGTTATTTCAATTTTTATTTTCTTAGGTCCCGTACTGTTATTTATGGGAGCTACAGAAACAATATTACCTTTTGCCAAGAGTTATGCATCAATATTCATAATCAGTATGCTATTCAGCACTGTCAATGTTGCCACCGGTAACCTAGCCGTTGCCCAAGGTGCTGCTAATATTTCATTGACTGCAATGATTAGTGGTTCCGTCCTTAATATGATCCTAGACCCATTATTTATATATACATTCAATCTAGGTATTGAAGGAGCCGCATTAGCTACTTTACTTTCTCAGATAGTGACATCACTTATTTATATTAAATTCTTTGTAAGCGGTAAGAGTTTCCTAAAAATTTCATTATCCAATTTTGCACCTAGAAAAAATACTTATATACAGATAATTAAGATTGGTATCTCAATGCTGCTTTTACAACTCCTTTGTAGCTTATCCATGAGCTTAATATCTAGAGCAGCTAAGGCTTATGATGACCAAGCTATTGCTGCAATAGGGATTGTGCTTAGAATAATCACTCTTGGTACTAATGTAGTTTTTGGATTCATGAAAGGTTTTCAACCTATTGCAGGATATAATTATGGTGCTAAGAATTTTGGTAGATTGAAAGATGCTACAAAAGCTACTATAAAATGGACAACGATATTTTGTATTGCATGGACTGCCATAAGTTTTATCTTTGCAAAACCCATTATATCTATTTTCAGTTCAGATGAAGAAGTTATACGTATTGGTGTAAAAGCTTTGAGAGCTAATACAATAATGTTTTTCACTTTTGGATTTCAGTTCACATATTCAACATTGTATCTGGCTATTGGTAGAGCAGTATCCGGCGGAATACTTAATATCGGAAGACAAGGTATATTCTTCATACCAGTAATATTGATTATGCCATCTTTACTGGGTCTTAATGGAATTATATATTCTCAGGCTGTAGCGGATATTTTGACAAGTGTAGTTACTGTTGTTTTTGCTGTGAAAATAGAGAGGGAATTTCGTCAGATTGTTAGTGAGGATAAAGTTGAGTTGAAGACTAGGGTTGTTTGA
- a CDS encoding carbohydrate kinase family protein, which translates to MYDIIALGELLIDFTPIGKSDRGNNVFEQNPGGAPANLLAYLSKLHTKTAFIGKVGNDSFGEFLKNTLKEKGIDTIGIKVDKDINTTLAFVHIDETGDRSFSFYRKPGADINLSIEELDYDLIKNTKIFHFGSLSFTDSPIRETTLKALEIAKDNGVFITYDPNLRTNLWNDLDEAKAMIIKGLEYASVVKVSEEELEFITNEKDIKTASTKLMREFSNIKMLCISLGSEGSIIKTDKYYEFVKAYKVQAIDTTGAGDTFFGGIIYKLIEINMRIEELSKEDIIDMLAFANAGAAIVTTRYGSISIMPSEEEISEFRGLF; encoded by the coding sequence ATGTATGATATTATAGCACTAGGAGAATTACTAATTGATTTTACACCTATCGGAAAATCTGATAGAGGTAATAATGTATTTGAACAAAATCCAGGAGGAGCTCCAGCTAATTTATTGGCTTATTTATCTAAGTTACATACTAAAACAGCGTTTATAGGTAAAGTAGGTAATGATTCATTTGGTGAATTCTTGAAGAACACCTTAAAAGAAAAAGGTATTGACACAATTGGAATTAAAGTGGATAAAGATATTAATACTACACTAGCATTTGTTCACATAGATGAAACGGGAGATAGAAGTTTCAGTTTTTATAGAAAACCTGGAGCAGACATCAATCTATCAATAGAAGAGCTTGATTATGATTTAATCAAAAATACTAAGATATTTCATTTTGGTTCTTTATCATTTACTGATAGCCCAATTAGAGAAACAACCTTAAAAGCTCTTGAAATCGCTAAAGATAACGGAGTATTCATAACATATGATCCTAACTTAAGAACTAATCTATGGAATGATTTAGATGAAGCGAAAGCTATGATAATAAAAGGCTTGGAATACGCTTCCGTAGTAAAAGTTTCTGAAGAGGAATTGGAATTCATTACAAACGAAAAAGATATCAAAACTGCTTCTACAAAATTGATGAGGGAATTTAGTAATATAAAAATGTTGTGTATCTCTTTGGGTTCAGAAGGCAGTATAATAAAGACTGATAAATATTATGAGTTTGTGAAGGCTTATAAGGTACAAGCTATAGATACCACTGGGGCTGGAGATACGTTCTTTGGTGGTATAATATATAAATTGATAGAAATTAATATGAGAATAGAGGAGCTATCCAAAGAGGATATAATTGATATGTTAGCTTTTGCTAATGCTGGTGCGGCTATTGTGACTACAAGGTATGGGTCAATTAGTATAATGCCCAGTGAGGAAGAAATTAGTGAGTTTAGGGGATTGTTTTAG